The Pseudomonadota bacterium genome has a segment encoding these proteins:
- a CDS encoding ABC transporter permease — MLRYALTRLLWMPPTFFLASLVVFAVLTLAPGRPAEPAQAHGMPRQTVQRESYRAFREQFNLDKPVLLNIDPWLTRAEVRRLLRFANAKRFAYPKDPDSPAAERLRAQHRLDDAGNYLVRHLIALLDDRDSDVQRLAVSELAGLAERPSRPDQEPLETAWRRLESFRAGGEAPAPLVWQHTASRERIDAVKARWRGWWASNSSAFEHTTAEQLQSLFLDTRFAKYWSNLLRLDFGRSNRSRRPVLEVIAEKLRYSLSFTVLAVLLAYLIAVPIGIMSALKERTLIDTLSTLLLFLLYSLPAFFLATVVLRLLSEGAPFAWFPSGGFEALGSEYRTTTERIRNVAWHLALPVATYAAVSLAALSRYARAGIIEVVRADYIRTARAKGLPELVVIVRHIARNGMIPILTLLGGMLPVLVSGSVVIEVVFNIPGVGMFLYESIAARDYNAVMGVLVSTTALTLLGVLLSDLLYALADPRITFD, encoded by the coding sequence ATGCTGCGGTACGCTTTGACACGGCTGCTGTGGATGCCGCCAACGTTCTTTCTGGCTTCGTTGGTCGTCTTCGCCGTGCTGACCCTGGCGCCCGGGCGTCCGGCAGAGCCGGCTCAGGCTCACGGCATGCCTCGGCAGACCGTGCAGCGCGAAAGCTACCGGGCTTTTCGCGAGCAGTTCAACCTGGACAAGCCCGTCCTGCTGAACATCGATCCGTGGCTGACGCGTGCCGAGGTGAGACGACTGCTGCGGTTCGCTAACGCCAAGCGGTTCGCATACCCCAAGGACCCCGACTCGCCTGCGGCCGAACGGCTGCGAGCTCAGCATCGATTGGATGACGCGGGCAACTACCTCGTGCGCCACCTCATCGCGTTGCTAGACGACCGCGACTCCGACGTTCAGCGCTTGGCAGTGAGCGAGCTTGCCGGACTGGCCGAGCGACCGAGTCGGCCTGACCAGGAGCCCCTCGAAACCGCATGGCGCAGGCTCGAGAGCTTCCGGGCGGGTGGGGAAGCGCCGGCGCCGCTCGTCTGGCAGCACACGGCGTCGCGGGAACGGATCGACGCCGTTAAGGCGCGCTGGCGGGGTTGGTGGGCCTCCAATAGCAGCGCCTTCGAGCACACGACTGCCGAGCAGCTTCAAAGCCTTTTTCTCGATACTCGTTTCGCCAAGTACTGGTCGAATCTCCTTCGTCTGGACTTTGGCCGCTCGAATCGCAGCCGCAGACCGGTGCTGGAAGTAATCGCCGAAAAGCTTCGCTACAGTCTGAGCTTCACCGTGCTCGCGGTGCTGCTGGCCTACCTGATCGCCGTGCCGATCGGGATCATGAGCGCTCTCAAGGAGCGCACACTCATCGATACACTGAGCACGCTGTTGCTGTTTCTGCTCTACAGCCTGCCGGCGTTCTTTCTGGCAACGGTCGTGCTGCGTCTACTGAGCGAGGGTGCCCCCTTTGCCTGGTTTCCGAGCGGAGGCTTCGAGGCCCTGGGCAGCGAGTACCGCACCACAACCGAGCGCATCCGGAACGTAGCCTGGCACCTTGCGCTGCCGGTTGCGACCTATGCAGCCGTCAGCCTCGCTGCGCTGTCCCGTTACGCGCGTGCGGGCATCATCGAGGTGGTTCGGGCCGACTACATCCGCACCGCGCGAGCCAAAGGGCTGCCAGAGCTGGTCGTAATCGTGCGGCACATCGCCCGTAACGGTATGATCCCTATCCTCACCTTGCTGGGCGGCATGCTGCCCGTGCTCGTGTCCGGCAGTGTGGTGATCGAGGTGGTATTCAATATTCCCGGCGTGGGCATGTTTCTCTACGAGTCGATAGCTGCTCGGGATTACAACGCCGTGATGGGCGTGCTCGTGAGTACCACCGCTCTGACGCTCCTAGGGGTTCTGCTCTCGGACCTGTTGTACGCGCTGGCGGACCCACGCATCACGTTCGACTGA
- a CDS encoding ABC transporter substrate-binding protein: protein MKPLLQSSFVLLMLALLTTLSIVNTCQIDHLESTTIATRRAVEELVSRGAARSSASAPSSGWSVSTQERAALADPANLLEPNPRPLVAAKRVVRGGTLRTLVGHDPPGLNAYASPNATNISSLLRYVGNTLATRQKDNPDRWSPELAIKVTELREGLSYEITLRRGVYWHKPEVDWSSGRYAWLEGEHELTSDDFAFAIETIMNPQVTGRAASLRNYFDAFERCEVVDRYRFRVSFKQALFTNLSSVLELVPLPRWLYMHGQDGRRFEPPSWGLKLNEHWYNQKLIGTGPYRFVRWQPGASIVLQRNPDYWGEPPAFDKVVILIVKDQSAFARELKTGNVDYAILRSEQYQTAVTDNVGPILGSEHIKLARMPSLSYSFVGWNLDSPLFSDKRVRQAMTMALDREQIIKNVFHGLGTLHTGPYPKQSPCYDKQIRAWAFDLKAAAARLEQAGWKDRDGDGIRDKLLEGRTHPFEFTLVTFASSTEYQTMASIYREALLQIGVRMHPRPLEWSTLLKKLDEKEFGAYTGVWALPWEVDLMQLWHSTQADRPASSNRVGFRNPRADRIAEALRSEFDPPERQRLCRAFHALVHEEQPYTFVYQREDPVLYWDHMNDLEFSPIWPWSDLLYYSFNQRRP from the coding sequence ATGAAGCCGCTGCTTCAGTCGAGCTTCGTACTGCTGATGCTGGCACTGCTCACGACGCTCAGCATCGTCAACACCTGCCAGATCGATCACTTGGAAAGCACCACGATCGCCACCCGCCGCGCGGTCGAAGAGCTGGTTAGCAGGGGAGCCGCCCGCTCCAGCGCCTCAGCGCCAAGCTCCGGCTGGTCCGTCAGCACCCAGGAGCGTGCCGCCCTCGCTGACCCGGCCAACCTGCTCGAGCCGAACCCGCGGCCGCTCGTCGCCGCCAAGCGTGTTGTGCGCGGCGGTACGCTGCGAACGCTGGTGGGCCACGACCCACCGGGTTTGAACGCCTACGCGTCGCCCAACGCCACCAACATATCGTCGCTGCTGCGCTACGTCGGCAATACGCTGGCAACACGCCAAAAGGACAACCCGGATCGCTGGTCGCCCGAGCTCGCCATCAAGGTTACCGAGCTTCGCGAGGGATTGAGCTACGAAATCACCCTGCGGCGGGGGGTCTACTGGCACAAGCCGGAGGTGGACTGGTCGAGCGGGCGCTACGCCTGGCTCGAAGGCGAGCACGAGCTCACGAGCGACGACTTCGCCTTCGCCATCGAGACCATCATGAACCCCCAAGTGACCGGACGCGCCGCTTCGCTGCGCAACTACTTCGATGCTTTCGAGCGCTGCGAGGTTGTCGACCGCTACCGCTTCAGAGTCTCTTTCAAGCAGGCGTTGTTTACCAACCTATCCAGCGTGCTCGAGCTCGTGCCGCTGCCTCGCTGGCTGTACATGCACGGACAAGACGGGAGGCGCTTCGAACCTCCGAGCTGGGGTCTCAAGCTCAACGAGCACTGGTACAACCAGAAGCTGATCGGCACCGGGCCGTATCGCTTCGTGCGATGGCAACCGGGTGCCAGCATCGTGCTTCAACGCAATCCCGACTACTGGGGCGAGCCGCCTGCATTCGACAAGGTCGTGATCCTCATCGTGAAGGATCAGAGCGCCTTCGCGCGAGAGCTCAAGACCGGCAACGTCGACTATGCGATCTTGCGATCCGAGCAGTATCAAACGGCCGTGACTGACAACGTCGGGCCCATCCTTGGCAGCGAGCACATCAAGCTCGCGCGTATGCCCAGCCTCAGTTACTCCTTTGTCGGCTGGAACCTGGACTCCCCCCTGTTCTCAGACAAGCGCGTGCGTCAGGCCATGACCATGGCCCTCGATCGGGAGCAGATCATCAAGAACGTTTTTCACGGTCTGGGCACGCTACACACGGGCCCCTATCCCAAGCAATCGCCATGCTACGACAAGCAGATCCGAGCCTGGGCGTTTGACTTGAAGGCGGCCGCGGCGAGGCTCGAGCAGGCCGGTTGGAAGGACCGTGACGGCGACGGCATCCGCGACAAGCTGCTCGAGGGCAGGACGCACCCTTTCGAGTTCACCCTGGTCACCTTCGCAAGCTCGACGGAGTACCAGACCATGGCCAGCATCTACCGCGAGGCACTGCTCCAGATCGGTGTGCGCATGCATCCCCGGCCGCTCGAGTGGTCCACGCTACTCAAGAAGCTCGACGAAAAGGAGTTCGGTGCCTACACCGGCGTTTGGGCCCTGCCCTGGGAGGTCGACTTGATGCAGCTCTGGCATTCCACACAAGCCGATCGTCCCGCGAGCTCGAACCGCGTTGGGTTCCGCAACCCTCGCGCCGATCGGATCGCCGAGGCGCTCCGCAGTGAATTCGATCCGCCTGAACGGCAGCGGCTGTGCCGGGCGTTTCACGCCCTTGTGCACGAGGAGCAGCCGTACACCTTCGTCTACCAACGCGAGGACCCGGTGCTGTACTGGGACCACATGAACGACCTCGAGTTCTCTCCGATATGGCCATGGAGCGATCTGCTCTACTACTCGTTCAACCAAAGGCGTCCCTAG